ATCATCCGCGACTATCTGATCAAGAACCCGGAAGTGCTCCAGGAGGCCATCGCCGAGCTGGAGAAGCGCCAGGCCGCCAGCGAGGCGAAGGACCGCCTCCAGGCGGTCACGCAGATGAAGGACCTCATCTTCAACAGCCCGCGCGGCGTGGTGGTGGGCAATCCCAAGGGCGACGTCACCCTGGTGGAATTCTTCGACTACAATTGCGGCTATTGCCGCAAGGCGCTGACCGACATCGAGCAGCTCATCAAGGCCGACCCCAAGCTGAAGGTGGTGCTGCGTGAATTCCCGGTGCTCGGCCAGGGCTCGGTGGAAGCCGCCCAGGTGGCGGTCGCCGTGCGCATGGTGGCGCCCGACAAATACATGGCCTTCCACCATGCCCTGCTCTCCGGCCGCGGCCAGGCCGACCGCGCCAAGGCCATCGCCGCCGCCAAGGAAGTGGGCATCGACACTGCCCTCATCCAGAAGCAGGCCACCTCGCCCGAGCTGAACGCCACGCTGGACGAGAGCATGAAGATCGCCCAGGCGCTCGGCCTCAACGGCACGCCCTCCTTCGTGGTGGGCAATGACGTGGTGATCGGCGCGGTGGGCTATGACAAGCTCAAGGACGCCGTGGACCAGGCCCGCAAGCAGGCCACCAACTGACCGGCGCCGCAAAGCCTGTGCATCATTCCCGCCCCGCGCCGGCCGATGCCCGCGCGGGGCGCTTTTCTTAAGGCGCGCGACCCCTTATAAACGCGCGGCCCGAAGAGCCGGCGCCGGCATGTTGCCGCGACGTCTTCCCCTCGGCGGCCGCGCGATGTGAGCGCGGCGCCATGGACCCGACCGCACCGGATGCCCGATACCGTCCACGTCCTCAACGGACCCAACCTGAACCTGCTCGGCACGCGCGAGCCCGGCATCTATGGCGCCGCGACTTTGGCCGACATCGAGGTGCTGTGCCGGCAGGCCGCCGCCAGCCACGGCCTGGACCTGGTGTTCCACCAGACCAATCATGAAGGCGTGCTGGTGGATCAGATCCACGCGGCGCGGGGCAGCCTCGGCGTGGTGCTGAATGCGGGCGCCTACACCCACACCTCGGTGGCGATCCGGGACGCCATCGCGGCAGCCGCCGTGACGACGGTGGAAGTCCACCTGTCCAACGTGTTCGCGCGCGAGCCGTTCCGGCACCATTCCTATCTCTCGCCCGTGGCGCGTGGTGTCATCTGCGGCTTCGGCCCGCAGAGCTATGTGCTGGGCATCGCGGCGCTCGCAGCGCAGCGTCCGGCCTGACCATGCTTGACATTCAGAACTGACCAGTCCTCAAGGAGCCCCGCGCGGCCGCTCGCGCCGCACGATCGCATAGGCATGATGAAGAATCCCAAATCCCCGATCGACACCGCCCTCGTCCGTGACATCGCCCAGCTCCTGTCGGAGAGCGACCTGACGGAAATCGAGGTCCAGCAAGACGCGCTGCGCATCCGTGTGGTGCGCGCCCCGGCCCCCGTGGTGCAGCAGGTGGCCCCTGCCGCCGTTGCGGCGCCCGCCGCTCCTGCGCTGGCCACCTCCGAAGCCGCCGCTGCCGCCAGCCCGGCCGACTTCTCCAAGCACCCCGGCGCGGTCACCTCGCCCATGGTCGGCACCGCCTATCGCTGCCCTGAGCCGGGCGCGGCGCCGTTCGTGGACGTAGGTTCCACCGTCCGCGAAGGCCAGACGGTTCTCATCGTCGAGGCCATGAAGACCATGAACGCCATCCCGGCCCCGCGCTCCGGCACCGTCACCAGGATCCTGGTGGAGAACGGCCAGCCCGTGGAATATGGCGAGCCCCTGCTCGTCATCGAATGAGCGACGGCGCGCCCCGAGGCGCGCGTCACGGACGGGCCGGCGCCTCCTGCCGGCCGTCGGCAGATTGAGTTTACGCGAAGGCTAACCGCGCCGATGTTTCAGAAAATCCTCATCGCCAATCGCGGCGAGATCGCGCTGCGCATCCTGCGGGCCTGCAAGGAGCTCGGCATCGCCACCGTCGCTGTGCACTCCACGGTGGATGCGGACGCCATGCATGTGCGCCTCGCCGACGAGAGCGTGTGCATAGGCCCCCCGCCCGCCCGCGACAGCTATCTGAACATCCCCTCGCTGCTCGCCGCCTGTGAGATCACGGGCGCGGACGCGGTGCATCCCGGCTACGGCTTCCTGGCCGAGAATGCCCGCTTCGCCGAGATCCTGAACGACCACAACATCCACTTCATCGGCCCCAAGGCGGAGCATATCCGCATCATGGGCGACAAGATCGAAGCCAAGAAGACCGCCCAGCGGCTGGGCATTCCGGTGGTGCCCGGCTCGGAGGGCGGCATCCACTCGGACGAGGAGGCCCACAAGGTCGCCGCCGAGATCGGCTTCCCGGTGCTGGTAAAGGCCGCCGCCGGCGGCGGCGGGCGCGGCATGAAGGTCGCGCTCACCGCCGAGGACCTCTCCGCGGCGCTGTCCACCGCCCGCTCGGAGGCCAAGGCCGCCTTCGGCGACGATGCGGTCTATCTGGAAAAGTATCTGGGCAAGCCGCGCCATATCGAGGTGCAGGTGCTCGGTGACGGACGCGGCCATGCCATCCATCTGGGCGAGCGCGACTGCTCGCTGCAGCGCCGCCACCAGAAGGTCTGGGAAGAGGCCCCCTCCCCGGTCATCACCGCCGCCCAGCGCGCCGAGATCGGCGAGACCGTGGCCAAGGCCATGCGCGAGATGAAGTATCTCGGCGTCGGCACGGTGGAGTTCCTGTACGAGAACGGGGAATTCTACTTCATCGAGATGAACACCCGCATCCAGGTGGAGCATCCGGTCACCGAGATGGTCACCGGCATCGACCTGATCAACGAGCAGATCCGCGTCGCCGCCGGCGAGCCCTTGACCCTCACCCAGAAGGACGTGGTGATCGAGGGCCATGCCATCGAGTGCCGCGTGAATGCGGAGCACCCCACCACCTTCCGCCCCTCGCCCGGCCGCATCACCCATTATCACGTGCCCGGCGGCCTCGGCATCCGCGTCGACAGCAATGCCTATCAGGGCTACGCGATCCCGCCCAATTACGATTCACTGGTGGGCAAGCTCATCGTCCACGGCAAGACCCGCGACGAATGCCTGATGCGTCTGCGCCGGGCGCTGGACGAGTTCGTGGTGGATGGCATCGACACCACCTTGCCGCTCTTCCGCACCCTGGTCCGCACCAAGGACATTGCCGAAGGCCAGTATGACATCCACTGGCTGGAGCACTTCCTCGCGCAAGGCGAGGGCAAGGGGATCTGAGGTTGATCTGAGGTGGGTCTGCGGAAGGCGGTGCGGGCATCGCGCCCGCAATCCCTCGGCCCGCCATCCGTTGCTCGGACGCGCCGCCGGCCTCAGCAGGCGGCGCGAGGCCAAGGCTCAAGCGCGGCCGCACGGACCGGAGGACGGCTCAGGCGAGGCCAAGGGCAGGACGGACAGCATCCGCGATGCGCCGCCGACGCGCCCGCCGCGCGGGGATGCGCCATCTCCCGCGGCCCGACCGGGGCCTTCGGCCCCGGCACCTCAGCCGGCCTGCGGACCGCTCACTCTTCCTCTTCGAGGCTGAACTGCTTCAGCTTCTCGTCATAGACGAAGGTCTCGCCATAACGGCCCCAATTGACCACGGCGAGCAGCGATTCCTCGGCGAAATCCTCGGACATGTGGTCTTCCAGCTCGTCCGCGAAGCGCGACCACGGGGCCTTGTGACTGGGACGCTCCTCCAGCACCCGGCGGATGTGCGCGGCCAGCGGCACATGGGCAAGGAGATGGTCCGCGAACAGGCGCTTGCGCGCCTCCACTTCCGCGCCCACGAATTCCCGACCTGCCTCGGTGATGAGGATGTCACCGGCGGCGATCTCCGCGAACCGCAGCATCTGAAGTGCCTCGGCCACCGGGAACAGGCTGTCGGCGGGCATGTGCAGGCTGTCGGCCAGCTCCGGCAGGTCCGCCTTGCCGTTATAGGGCGGGTCCGCCAGCTCTTCGAGAAGGCCGGCCAGGATGTTGGTGGAGATGGGCTGGAGGTGCGAGGTGAGCGTCGCCGCCTCCTGCTGGAGATGGTCGTGGCCCTGCAGCGCCGCGCCGGGGCCGGCCCGGTTGGTCATGCGGGCATAGATTTCCTCCACCAGCGCGCGGAAGTCCGGCGCGAGGCGGTCACGCGGATGCGGCAGGCTGATGGGCATTTCATAGGCCACCCGGCCCGGATTGGACGAGAAGATGAGGACGCGGTCGCACATGAGCACCGCTTCCTCGATGTTATGGGTCACGATGAGGATGGACTTGATGGGCAGGACGCCATCGGTCCACAGGTCGATGATGTCGGTGCGCAGCGTCTCGGCAGTCAGCACATCGAGGGCCGAGAAGGGCTCGTCCATGAGCAGGAGGCGCGGATGCACCACCAGCGCCCGGGCAAAACCCACACGCTGGCGCATGCCGCCGGACAATTCCTTGGGATAGGCGCTCTCGAAGCCGCCGAGGCCGATGAGGTCGATGGCCTGCTCCGCCCGGCGCCGCCGCTCCGCCGCGTCCACGCCCAGCGCTTCCAGGCCGATTTCCACATTTTGGAGCACGGTCAGCCAGGGGAAGAGGGCGAAGGTCTGGAACACCATGGAGATGCCGGGGCACGGCCCGTCAATCTTCTTGCCGCACCAGGTCACCTCGCCCGCATAAGGCGGCACGAGCCCGGAAATGATGCGCAGCAGGGACGACTTGCCGGAGCCGGAGCGGCCGAGCAGGCCGACAATCTCGCCTTCCTTGATGGAGAGCGAGACATCGTCCAGCACCAGGATGCGGTTGTTGTCGCCCTTGCGGTAGGACTGGACCACATGGGAGACGCCGAGCAGCGGTGTATCCGCCGCGGGAGAGACGGTTTCGAGCATGGTCGGTCTCCTCAGTCGAGGCGCAGACGGCGGGCCGCGAAGGTGAACATCGGGCGCCAGAGCGTGCGGTTGAAGGCGATCACATAGAGCGACATGACGGCGATGCCGAGGGTCACGCGCGGGAAGTCCGCCGCCGTGGTGGCATCGGCGATATAGGCACCCAGGCCCTCGGCCCTGAGCGTGGTGTCACCCCAGCTGGCCACCTCGGCGACGATGGAGGCGTTCCAGGAGCCACCGCTCGCGGTGAGCGCACCGGTGACATAATAGGGGAAGACGCCGGGCAGGATCACCTTGGTCCACCAGTGCCAGCCCCGGATGTGGAAGGAATTGGCGGCTTCCCGCAGGTCGTTCGGGAAGGCGCTGGCGCCGGCGATGACGTTGAACAGGATGTACCACTGGGTGCCCAGCACCATGAGCGGCGACAGCCACACATTGGGATCAAGCCCCAGCCGCACGATGGCCACCACCGCAAAGGGGAAGACGATATTGGCCGGGAAGGCCGCCAGGAACTGGGCGGCCGGCTGGAGGGCAGTCGCGACCTTCGGGCGAAGGCCGATCCACACCCCCACGGGCACCCAGATGAGCGAGGCGAGGAAGATCAGCACCGCCACGCGGATGAGGGTCAGAAAGCCCAGCCACACCACATGGCCCACTTCGGCAAGACCCACCTCGCGGCCCACATAGGTCACGACGATGTAGGCGCCATAGATCGCGCTCGCCACCACCAGCACGGTCCAGATCCGGTCCATGGTGGGGCTCGTCCAGGCGGCCTCCACCTTGCGCGGAACGCGCACGGGGGAGCGCAACGGCATGCGCGCCGTCACCTTGGCCAGCGCGCCGACAGGGGTGAGGATCATCTGCAGCAGATGCGCCCGCTTGACGAGGTCGAGCACCCAGGACTTGGGCGCGGGCCCGCCCGCCGACTGCTCGAACCGGAACTTCTCCGCCCAGGCCACCAGGGGGCGGAAGAGAAGCTGGTCATAGAGCAGGATGATGACGAGCATGGCGATCACCGACCAGGCGACGGCGCCGAGGTCCCGGTGGTCGATGGCGGTGGCCACATAGGCGCCGATGCCGGGAAGCGTGATGGTGGTGTCGCCCACCGTGATGGCTTCCGAGGCCACCACGAAGAACCAGCCACCCGACATGGACATCATGGTGTTCCACACGAGGCCCGGCATGGAGAAAGGCACTTCCAGCCGCCAGAAGCGCTGCCAGCCGGTGAGGCGGAAGCTGTCCGACACCTCCACCAGGTCGCGGGGCAGCGTCTTCAGCGACTGGTAGAAGCTGAAGGTCATGTTCCAGGCCTGGCTGGTGAAGATGGCGAACACCGCCGCCAGCTCCACGCCGATCACCCGGCCGGGGAACAGGTTCATGAAGAACAGCACGGTGAAGGACAAAAAGCCCAGCACCGGCACCGATTGCAGGATGTCCAGCACCGGGATCAGCACCATCTCGGCGCGCCGGCTCTTGGCGGCGATGGCGCCATAGACGAAGGTGAAGATCAGCGAGCAGACGATGGCCGCCAGCATGCGCAAGGTGGTGCGCAGCGCGTATTCCGGCAGCGACCAAGGGTCCAGCGAGATGGGCGTCTGCTCCATCTCGGCAATCGGAACCAGCGTCTCCTGCGTGGCGTGCGTGATCAGCGCCAGGAAGGCGAAGATGATGGCGAAGGCGAAGAGGTCGAAGGCGCTGAAATAGCGGGGGCGCACCGCCGCGGGATCGGGTCTGGAGCCGACAGGCTGGAAGAGCATGATGCGGGTCCGCTGCGAACGGGCTGAAACGCGGACGGCACCGCAAGGTGGGTCCATCGCGGCCAGTACAGCGCGTTCGTGACAAAATGACTACAGCCTGTTTCCAGTTGCGCTGCCGCTTTCCACCGCAGCTTTGCTGCACCGCACATTCGAAGGCGCTCCGAGAAGAAAAGCGGCAAAGCGCCACATCGCCGCCCCGCTTGCATGCGCTTTTATGACCCCATGAGCAGGCCGCGCGACAAAATCGTCGAAATCACCTCGGACGTGCTGCTGAAGGCCTATGCCTGCGGCATCTTTCCCATGGCCGAAAGCGCCGAGGATCCCGGGCTGTACTGGATCGAACCGGAGCGGCGCGGCATCATCCCGCTGGATGGCTTCCACGTCTCCTCGCGCCTTGCGCGCACGGTGCGATCCGACCTGTTCGAGGTGCGGGTCGACAGCGATTTCGAAGCCGTCATCGCCGGCTGCGCCGCCTCCCAGCCAGGGCGCACCAAAACCTGGATCAATGCCCGTATCCGGGCGCTCTATGGCGAACTCTTCCGCCGCGGCCATTGCCACACGGTGGAGGTCTGGCGGGACGGGCAGCTCGTCGGCGGGCTCTACGGCGTCCGTCTCGGCGCCGCCTTTTTCGGGGAGAGCATGTTCCACACCGAGCGGGACGCCTCGAAGGTGGCGCTCGTGCATCTGGTGGCGCGGCTGAAGGCGGGCGGCTTCCGGCTGCTGGACACCCAGTTCGTCACCTCCCACCTCGCCACCTTCGGCGCCGTGGAGGTCAGCCGGCGGGCCTATCAGCGCCTGCTGGACGAAGCGGTGCGGGCGAGCGCCGACTTCTACTTCTGGCCGGCGGACTTGGCCGTGCCCGGCGGGGTCGCCTTGCAGTCAATCAGCCAGACGTCATAGATCGGGTGCTCCACGGCATGGAGGCCCGGGCTTGAGGCGAACATCCAGCCCGTGAAGATGCGCTTGGCCTCGCCCTTCAAGGTGATTTCGTTCACCTCGGTGAAGGAGGTGGTGTTGGGCGTCTCGGTGGGCGGGCGCGTATAGCATACGCGCGGCGTCACCTGGAGCGCGCCGAACTGCACGGTCTCGCCGATGGCCGCCTCGAACGAGGTGATGCGCCCGGTGATCTTGTCGAGGCCGGCATAGACGGCGGTGGGGTTGGAGATGCGCTCCGCCGAGGGCTGGACCACCACATAATCGTTGCTGTCGCCGGCGGGCGCCTGGCTGCCCGGAGCGACGGGAGGGGTGGTCACGGGGGTCTGCGGCGCAGCCGGCGGCTGCTGCTGCCCGCTGGGCGGCGGGAGCTGGGCGCCAGGCTGGGCAGTACGGGGCGCGCCGGGCGGCGGCAATTGGGGATATTGCGGACGGGCAGACTGGCTGGGCGCGGCGGCCGGCGGTTGGCCGACACTTGCCGGCGGCAGCAGCGGTGCCGATTCGATCCCGTTTCTCGACTGCGCGTAGGCCACCGATCCCGCAGCGAGCAGCGTCGCAATGGCCAGGAACGACGCGGAGCGGGACATCACCATGTCAAAACCATTTCCAGGGGCCGGCCGCCGGGCGGCTGGATTGCCACGAAGCTGGGGAGGATGGGTCGTCCCGCCGCCGGTCTCCGTTAACACCGCCATTGCGGCCACGGAAGGGCAAGGAGGCCGGACGCGCCCCATGCATCCGGCCGGAACAGACATGGAGCGGGGGGCGCGCCCCTCCAGGATCAGCGAACCGTCGGGGGACGCAGGGCGCAAGAACGCCCGCGCGGCGCAGTGAGCCGTTCAGGCCCCGCGACTCACGCGCCCATCACTCGCCGGGCGTCCAGGCCGAATAGTCGCCCGTGACGCGCGGACGGGCGCGGCCGGCGAGCACGGAGCCCTTGGGGCGATAGGCGGCGGGGGTGCCGGTGAGGTTGCGGTGGTGCGGCTTCTGCCACGACCGGGGAACATAATTCTCCGCCGTGGGCGGCACGTCGGTGCGATGGTGGATCCAGCCGTACCAGCCGGGCGGAATGGCGCTCGCCTCGGCATAGCCGTTATAGATGACCCAGCGCCGCTCGAAGCCGAGAGTGGGATCGACGGCACCGTTGCGGGTGCGGAAATAGCGGTTGCCGAACTCGTCCTGGCCTACGAACTCGCCGAAGCGGCGGGTCCACCATGCCGTGCCGATCGTCTGCTTGTTCCACCAGGTGAAAATGTAAAGCAGCAACTCTTTCACGATCCGCGCCTCGCTCGATTTCGGGCGGAACATGCCATTCCCGCGCCCGGGTGTCCACGCCTTCTCGCCGTCGGCTCGCTGTTCCGGTTTCGGCACCGCTGCGTCTATTCAATTTATAGTTGCAATTACAGTGACGCACACCCGTTGCTCTGCCATTCTCGCCAGGCAACCGGACCGTTCCCCCGAGGTCTCGAGGTCGGGGACTGATGGCCGGTATCGACGCCATGGTCGGCGGACGACCCCTCAGTCCTGATGAAGGCGTCGGATCGAACGCCGCCCAAAGTCCAACCGGAGGAAAAGACGATGACCGACACGATCGACCCGATCGAAGCCGCTTTCGAGGCATTTCACGAGAATGCGGACAGCATCGGAACCCAAGTGGCCGCCGCCCTGCTGGCCCATCGCATTCGCGCCCTTCTGACCGCGACGCCATCCTTGGCGCCGCAACTGGTCGCGAAGATTCCGGCTGATGACCTGTCGCTCTCGCAGCGTGGGAAGAACAGAACCGTTCTCCTTGCCTATCGGGCCGCCTTTTCTGGTTTGCGTGACGCCTTTTACGACCTTGCCCAGGCGGAGGATGTGTCATCGGCGCAGGCCATTCTCGCGGCGGCCAAGGACGGAGATTCCAGTCTTGGCAGCGCCTTTGACGCTGAGGTCGCCTATGAAGCCGGGCAGAGCCCCACCGACCTGTTGGCCAACCGCTATCCGGCAACCGAAGCGGGCATCGATGCGGCACTTGCAGCCTATGCCAAGGTCATTGACCCGGCGCAGGTTACGCCGCCGCGCATATATCCGGCGCCGCCCGCAATGGCGGGAAATGACCTCAGCCTTGCCATCGGCAACATCCTCGCGGCGAAGCCGGCCTTGATCGACACGCTCATGGGCAAGATGCCCAGCTATGATCAGATGTTGGCTCAGATGGACCCCAACAACACGGATGCAGCAAACGACAACGCCTTGATT
This genomic interval from Aquabacter sp. L1I39 contains the following:
- a CDS encoding DsbA family protein; the protein is MLPRPGLRAALAFAAAFGTLATLSAPAAAFTDAEKAEMGPIIRDYLIKNPEVLQEAIAELEKRQAASEAKDRLQAVTQMKDLIFNSPRGVVVGNPKGDVTLVEFFDYNCGYCRKALTDIEQLIKADPKLKVVLREFPVLGQGSVEAAQVAVAVRMVAPDKYMAFHHALLSGRGQADRAKAIAAAKEVGIDTALIQKQATSPELNATLDESMKIAQALGLNGTPSFVVGNDVVIGAVGYDKLKDAVDQARKQATN
- the aroQ gene encoding type II 3-dehydroquinate dehydratase, which produces MPDTVHVLNGPNLNLLGTREPGIYGAATLADIEVLCRQAAASHGLDLVFHQTNHEGVLVDQIHAARGSLGVVLNAGAYTHTSVAIRDAIAAAAVTTVEVHLSNVFAREPFRHHSYLSPVARGVICGFGPQSYVLGIAALAAQRPA
- the accB gene encoding acetyl-CoA carboxylase biotin carboxyl carrier protein, with translation MKNPKSPIDTALVRDIAQLLSESDLTEIEVQQDALRIRVVRAPAPVVQQVAPAAVAAPAAPALATSEAAAAASPADFSKHPGAVTSPMVGTAYRCPEPGAAPFVDVGSTVREGQTVLIVEAMKTMNAIPAPRSGTVTRILVENGQPVEYGEPLLVIE
- the accC gene encoding acetyl-CoA carboxylase biotin carboxylase subunit, whose translation is MFQKILIANRGEIALRILRACKELGIATVAVHSTVDADAMHVRLADESVCIGPPPARDSYLNIPSLLAACEITGADAVHPGYGFLAENARFAEILNDHNIHFIGPKAEHIRIMGDKIEAKKTAQRLGIPVVPGSEGGIHSDEEAHKVAAEIGFPVLVKAAAGGGGRGMKVALTAEDLSAALSTARSEAKAAFGDDAVYLEKYLGKPRHIEVQVLGDGRGHAIHLGERDCSLQRRHQKVWEEAPSPVITAAQRAEIGETVAKAMREMKYLGVGTVEFLYENGEFYFIEMNTRIQVEHPVTEMVTGIDLINEQIRVAAGEPLTLTQKDVVIEGHAIECRVNAEHPTTFRPSPGRITHYHVPGGLGIRVDSNAYQGYAIPPNYDSLVGKLIVHGKTRDECLMRLRRALDEFVVDGIDTTLPLFRTLVRTKDIAEGQYDIHWLEHFLAQGEGKGI
- a CDS encoding ABC transporter ATP-binding protein, with translation MLETVSPAADTPLLGVSHVVQSYRKGDNNRILVLDDVSLSIKEGEIVGLLGRSGSGKSSLLRIISGLVPPYAGEVTWCGKKIDGPCPGISMVFQTFALFPWLTVLQNVEIGLEALGVDAAERRRRAEQAIDLIGLGGFESAYPKELSGGMRQRVGFARALVVHPRLLLMDEPFSALDVLTAETLRTDIIDLWTDGVLPIKSILIVTHNIEEAVLMCDRVLIFSSNPGRVAYEMPISLPHPRDRLAPDFRALVEEIYARMTNRAGPGAALQGHDHLQQEAATLTSHLQPISTNILAGLLEELADPPYNGKADLPELADSLHMPADSLFPVAEALQMLRFAEIAAGDILITEAGREFVGAEVEARKRLFADHLLAHVPLAAHIRRVLEERPSHKAPWSRFADELEDHMSEDFAEESLLAVVNWGRYGETFVYDEKLKQFSLEEEE
- a CDS encoding ABC transporter permease — encoded protein: MLFQPVGSRPDPAAVRPRYFSAFDLFAFAIIFAFLALITHATQETLVPIAEMEQTPISLDPWSLPEYALRTTLRMLAAIVCSLIFTFVYGAIAAKSRRAEMVLIPVLDILQSVPVLGFLSFTVLFFMNLFPGRVIGVELAAVFAIFTSQAWNMTFSFYQSLKTLPRDLVEVSDSFRLTGWQRFWRLEVPFSMPGLVWNTMMSMSGGWFFVVASEAITVGDTTITLPGIGAYVATAIDHRDLGAVAWSVIAMLVIILLYDQLLFRPLVAWAEKFRFEQSAGGPAPKSWVLDLVKRAHLLQMILTPVGALAKVTARMPLRSPVRVPRKVEAAWTSPTMDRIWTVLVVASAIYGAYIVVTYVGREVGLAEVGHVVWLGFLTLIRVAVLIFLASLIWVPVGVWIGLRPKVATALQPAAQFLAAFPANIVFPFAVVAIVRLGLDPNVWLSPLMVLGTQWYILFNVIAGASAFPNDLREAANSFHIRGWHWWTKVILPGVFPYYVTGALTASGGSWNASIVAEVASWGDTTLRAEGLGAYIADATTAADFPRVTLGIAVMSLYVIAFNRTLWRPMFTFAARRLRLD
- the aat gene encoding leucyl/phenylalanyl-tRNA--protein transferase, with amino-acid sequence MSRPRDKIVEITSDVLLKAYACGIFPMAESAEDPGLYWIEPERRGIIPLDGFHVSSRLARTVRSDLFEVRVDSDFEAVIAGCAASQPGRTKTWINARIRALYGELFRRGHCHTVEVWRDGQLVGGLYGVRLGAAFFGESMFHTERDASKVALVHLVARLKAGGFRLLDTQFVTSHLATFGAVEVSRRAYQRLLDEAVRASADFYFWPADLAVPGGVALQSISQTS
- a CDS encoding DUF2155 domain-containing protein, with amino-acid sequence MSRSASFLAIATLLAAGSVAYAQSRNGIESAPLLPPASVGQPPAAAPSQSARPQYPQLPPPGAPRTAQPGAQLPPPSGQQQPPAAPQTPVTTPPVAPGSQAPAGDSNDYVVVQPSAERISNPTAVYAGLDKITGRITSFEAAIGETVQFGALQVTPRVCYTRPPTETPNTTSFTEVNEITLKGEAKRIFTGWMFASSPGLHAVEHPIYDVWLIDCKATPPGTAKSAGQK
- a CDS encoding NADH:ubiquinone oxidoreductase subunit NDUFA12 codes for the protein MKELLLYIFTWWNKQTIGTAWWTRRFGEFVGQDEFGNRYFRTRNGAVDPTLGFERRWVIYNGYAEASAIPPGWYGWIHHRTDVPPTAENYVPRSWQKPHHRNLTGTPAAYRPKGSVLAGRARPRVTGDYSAWTPGE